A region from the Mesorhizobium sp. J8 genome encodes:
- a CDS encoding ribbon-helix-helix domain-containing protein, producing the protein MSDSAAGPESSRERLLPALAAEDFGPEFRVVARGGVRRGIRLEHAFWVSLKQMAESRKCTIGMLVEEIAEQHPDQGNLTSAIRVACMRGLAEESMELRKLASIRTINAILVACPSPAFALSSSKKILAFNTPFQQLVRRQLPSAPGEDGRQDLKLALDLNVPDIFARLDANGETPVTSGFVIGAGERRYRGQLSAVRAPVTEPELLMAFVFNG; encoded by the coding sequence GTGAGCGATAGCGCCGCCGGCCCGGAGAGTTCGCGCGAGCGGCTGCTGCCGGCGCTCGCGGCCGAGGATTTCGGCCCGGAATTCCGCGTCGTGGCGCGCGGCGGCGTGCGCCGCGGCATCCGGCTCGAGCACGCCTTCTGGGTGTCGCTGAAGCAGATGGCGGAAAGCCGCAAATGCACGATCGGCATGCTGGTCGAGGAGATCGCCGAACAACATCCCGACCAGGGAAACCTCACCTCGGCGATCCGCGTCGCCTGCATGCGCGGCCTTGCCGAGGAGAGCATGGAGCTGCGCAAGCTCGCTTCGATCCGCACGATCAACGCGATCCTGGTCGCCTGCCCGTCACCCGCTTTCGCGCTGTCATCCTCCAAGAAGATCCTGGCCTTCAACACGCCGTTCCAGCAATTGGTCAGGCGCCAGCTGCCGAGCGCGCCCGGCGAGGATGGACGGCAGGATTTGAAGCTGGCACTCGACCTCAACGTTCCCGATATCTTCGCGCGGCTCGACGCTAATGGCGAAACACCCGTCACCAGCGGTTTCGTCATCGGCGCCGGCGAGCGCCGCTATCGCGGCCAGCTCAGCGCCGTGCGCGCACCCGTCACCGAGCCGGAACTTTTGATGGCCTTCGTCTTCAACGGGTAG
- a CDS encoding HlyD family type I secretion periplasmic adaptor subunit, which yields MLAREDRPPLFASASVYIIGALFVCFTAWASFAEVDEIARGEGKVIPASKTQIIQASEAGVVQEIAVQIGQVVKKNDLIIRLDNSGNTSSLGEEKAKARALQARIARLQFEQGGNVEGSFPCPEEIQKVAPEICDNEQKLLVARRDNFEVKLSVLKSRLDQREKELDEATANAERLSKSLAVTDQEAALVEPMVKKGLMAKTEQIRVEREQTDLHGQLTLAGETIKKTQAAITEAQLQVNELGLQLQQEALSDLTQALADLSVVDETIRGATDKVARTDIRSPVDGIVNTLDVNTLGAFVQPGAVVAGIVPTSETLLVEARVSPRDVAFIQPDQEALIKVTAYDFSIFGGIEGKVSNITADSLVDQKTGEPYYQVRVATEKSTLTRNGKTYSIIPGMICSVDIKTGRKTILNYLLKPINKARQEAMSER from the coding sequence ATGCTTGCAAGGGAAGACCGGCCACCTCTTTTCGCCTCGGCCTCCGTCTATATCATCGGAGCGCTGTTCGTGTGCTTCACGGCCTGGGCATCCTTTGCCGAGGTCGACGAGATCGCGCGCGGCGAAGGCAAGGTGATACCCGCTTCGAAGACGCAGATCATCCAGGCCAGCGAGGCTGGCGTCGTACAAGAGATCGCGGTCCAGATCGGCCAGGTCGTCAAGAAGAACGACCTCATCATCCGTCTCGACAATTCGGGCAACACGTCGAGCCTGGGCGAAGAGAAGGCCAAGGCGCGAGCGCTGCAGGCGCGCATCGCGAGGCTGCAGTTCGAGCAGGGCGGCAATGTCGAAGGCTCGTTCCCCTGCCCCGAGGAAATCCAGAAGGTGGCGCCGGAGATCTGCGACAACGAGCAGAAGCTGCTCGTGGCGCGCCGCGACAATTTCGAGGTCAAGCTGTCGGTTCTCAAATCGCGTCTCGACCAGCGCGAGAAGGAGCTGGACGAGGCCACCGCCAATGCCGAGCGCCTGTCCAAGAGCCTGGCCGTGACCGACCAGGAAGCGGCGCTGGTGGAACCCATGGTCAAGAAAGGCCTGATGGCCAAGACCGAGCAGATCCGCGTCGAGCGGGAGCAGACCGACCTCCACGGACAACTGACCCTCGCCGGAGAGACGATCAAGAAGACGCAGGCGGCAATCACCGAGGCGCAGCTTCAGGTGAACGAGCTCGGCCTGCAATTGCAGCAGGAGGCGTTGAGCGACCTGACGCAGGCGCTCGCCGATCTTTCCGTGGTCGACGAGACCATCCGCGGCGCTACCGACAAGGTAGCGCGCACCGACATCCGCTCGCCTGTCGACGGCATCGTCAACACGCTCGACGTCAACACGCTCGGCGCCTTCGTGCAGCCGGGCGCGGTGGTGGCGGGCATCGTGCCGACCTCCGAGACGCTGCTGGTGGAAGCCCGGGTTTCGCCGCGCGACGTCGCCTTCATCCAGCCGGACCAGGAGGCGCTCATCAAGGTCACGGCCTATGATTTCTCGATCTTCGGCGGCATCGAGGGCAAGGTCTCCAACATCACCGCCGACAGTCTCGTCGACCAGAAGACGGGCGAACCCTATTACCAGGTGCGGGTCGCCACCGAGAAGTCGACGCTGACGAGGAACGGCAAGACCTATTCCATCATCCCCGGCATGATCTGCTCGGTCGATATCAAGACCGGCCGCAAGACGATCCTCAACTATCTTTTGAAGCCCATCAACAAGGCGCGCCAGGAGGCGATGAGTGAGCGATAG
- a CDS encoding type I secretion system permease/ATPase: MNQQPNILSPKEAFKACFCAVAAYLGRPSAETVLFAGVPISETRIEPDEIRHLAERIGLEVQDFSHRDFLRGRFDLPAIVFRASQLPIALLAEIEGGQYLTAPQENGRTTIGRAELAESYISGGTSFSITYANQAEEMTVGTAARIERRHWLTGTMGAFWRTYSKVVLSAVFINLLAIASPIFTMNVYDRILPNKAISTLWVLALGIGAAILFDLLLKTARASLIDYAGRKADLRISYLLFEKVLNSSLSARPGSTGEYANRVTQYEFVREFFTSNTISVFIDTIFVFVFLAVIYAIGGWLVIIPALAFVISVIVGLVTQRRIGKRVAASMNEASQRQALLVESISTLETIKSLRAEAYLLRKWGEHSKNAANTSEKIKELSAAAGNITGAIQQFVTVALVVAGAYAFSEGQVSTGAIIGTVMLAGRAVAPLGQIAITLARFRQAMLSLRIINTIMSQPEDRPDTVGFVNRPIRSGAFVFKNVGFAYPGTENEVLSGLNIAVRPGERVGIIGRIGSGKTTMGRLIGRLFLPTSGELLVDGIDIRQYHPSEVRAAVGIVAQAGDLFSGTIKENLLMAAPEATDEEIIDAAKAAGVDDFVSRHPRGYDMNVGERGTNLSGGQRQAVAIARLLLTKPKIVFLDEPSGSMDLASERQLIKQLKVAFDRNTTLIVSTHRYSMLELADRLIVIEQGRVVADGPKEQVIQALQKGSA; this comes from the coding sequence GTGAACCAGCAACCGAACATCCTGTCGCCCAAGGAGGCCTTCAAGGCCTGCTTCTGCGCGGTTGCGGCCTACCTCGGCCGGCCGAGCGCGGAAACAGTGCTGTTTGCAGGCGTGCCGATTTCGGAGACGCGCATCGAGCCGGATGAAATCCGCCATCTGGCCGAGCGCATCGGCCTGGAGGTCCAGGATTTCAGCCATCGGGATTTCCTGCGCGGCCGCTTCGACCTTCCGGCGATCGTCTTCCGCGCCAGCCAGTTGCCGATCGCACTGCTAGCGGAAATCGAGGGCGGGCAATATCTGACCGCGCCGCAGGAAAACGGCCGCACCACGATCGGCAGGGCCGAGCTTGCCGAAAGCTATATCAGCGGCGGCACGTCGTTTTCGATCACCTATGCCAACCAGGCCGAGGAGATGACGGTCGGCACGGCCGCGCGAATCGAAAGGCGCCACTGGCTGACCGGCACGATGGGGGCGTTCTGGCGCACCTATTCCAAGGTGGTGCTGTCGGCAGTCTTCATCAATCTGCTGGCGATCGCCTCGCCGATCTTCACCATGAACGTCTACGACCGCATCCTGCCGAACAAGGCGATCTCGACGCTTTGGGTGCTGGCGCTCGGCATCGGCGCGGCGATCCTGTTCGACCTGCTGCTCAAGACGGCCAGGGCGTCGCTGATCGACTATGCCGGCCGCAAGGCGGATCTGCGGATCTCCTATCTGCTGTTCGAGAAAGTGCTGAATTCCTCGCTTTCGGCGCGGCCCGGGTCGACGGGCGAATATGCAAACCGCGTCACGCAATACGAGTTCGTGCGCGAGTTCTTCACCTCGAACACGATCAGCGTCTTCATCGACACGATCTTCGTCTTCGTCTTCCTGGCTGTGATCTACGCCATCGGCGGCTGGCTGGTGATCATACCGGCGCTGGCCTTCGTCATTTCCGTCATTGTCGGGCTGGTCACGCAGCGGCGGATCGGCAAGCGGGTCGCCGCCTCGATGAACGAAGCCTCGCAGCGTCAGGCCCTTCTGGTCGAATCCATTTCCACGCTTGAGACGATCAAGTCGCTGCGCGCCGAAGCCTATCTCCTGCGCAAATGGGGCGAGCACTCGAAGAACGCGGCCAACACGTCGGAGAAGATCAAGGAGCTCTCGGCGGCGGCCGGCAACATCACCGGCGCCATCCAGCAATTCGTCACCGTCGCCCTGGTGGTTGCCGGCGCCTATGCGTTCTCGGAAGGCCAGGTCTCGACCGGCGCCATCATCGGCACCGTGATGCTCGCCGGCCGCGCCGTGGCGCCCCTCGGCCAGATCGCCATCACGCTTGCCCGGTTCCGGCAGGCGATGCTGTCGCTCAGGATCATCAACACGATCATGTCGCAGCCGGAGGACCGGCCCGACACGGTGGGTTTCGTCAACCGGCCGATCCGCAGCGGCGCGTTCGTCTTCAAGAATGTCGGCTTCGCCTATCCGGGCACGGAGAACGAGGTCCTGAGCGGCCTCAACATCGCGGTCAGGCCCGGCGAGCGCGTCGGCATCATCGGCCGCATCGGCTCCGGCAAGACCACGATGGGCCGGCTGATCGGCCGGCTCTTCCTGCCGACGTCGGGAGAGCTGCTTGTCGACGGCATCGACATCCGTCAGTACCATCCCTCGGAGGTCCGCGCCGCGGTCGGCATCGTCGCGCAGGCCGGCGACCTGTTTTCGGGAACCATCAAGGAGAACCTCCTGATGGCGGCGCCGGAAGCCACCGACGAGGAGATCATCGATGCCGCGAAGGCCGCGGGCGTCGACGACTTCGTCTCACGGCATCCGCGCGGCTACGACATGAATGTCGGCGAGCGGGGCACCAATCTGTCGGGCGGGCAAAGGCAGGCGGTGGCGATCGCGCGGCTGCTTCTGACCAAGCCGAAGATCGTCTTTCTGGACGAGCCGTCGGGTTCGATGGACCTCGCTTCGGAACGGCAGTTGATCAAGCAGCTCAAGGTGGCGTTCGACCGCAACACGACCCTGATCGTGTCGACCCATCGCTACAGCATGCTGGAGCTGGCCGACCGCCTCATCGTCATCGAGCAGGGCCGCGTCGTCGCCGACGGGCCGAAGGAACAAGTCATCCAGGCACTGCAGAAGGGCAGTGCCTGA
- a CDS encoding NAD(P)H-dependent oxidoreductase, with protein MTNIALTGLARDLARRAAEGRPVRIGVIGSGEMGTDLVTQGMLMPGISIAAISTRRPHTAREAIRIAYGDEARAIEAETDSKVTRAIEGGRIAITSNEMLVTNPLIDVVIDATGKPGVAADFDLMAMEHGKHLVMMNVEADVTIGCYLKQQADRLGVVYSVGAGDEPSSCMELIEFASALGLSVVAAGKGKNNPLNHDAVPDDYREEAARRNMNPRMLVEFVDGSKTMVEMCAIANATGLVPDVPGMHGPKADRNQLARVLIPKEDGGLLSRKGVVDYTIGKGVAPGVFVIVEAMHPRVVERMDDLHVGQGPYYGLFRPYHLTSLEVPLTAARIMLYGKPDMVPLPRPVAEVCAVAKRDLAAGETFDAIGETCYRSWTMTVTDARARHAVPVGLLEGGKVLKPVKKGGLLTEDNAAPDRTTRLYALRRLQDDMLYGTKIVSPALPG; from the coding sequence ATGACCAATATCGCCTTGACCGGGCTTGCCCGCGATCTTGCCCGACGCGCCGCCGAGGGCAGGCCGGTGCGCATCGGCGTCATCGGCTCGGGCGAGATGGGGACCGATCTGGTGACGCAGGGCATGCTGATGCCGGGCATCTCGATCGCGGCCATTTCCACGCGGCGCCCGCATACGGCCCGTGAAGCGATCCGCATCGCCTATGGCGATGAAGCGAGGGCGATAGAGGCCGAAACCGATTCCAAGGTCACCCGGGCGATCGAAGGCGGCAGGATCGCCATCACCTCGAACGAGATGCTGGTCACCAACCCGCTGATCGACGTCGTCATCGACGCCACCGGCAAGCCGGGCGTCGCGGCCGATTTCGACTTGATGGCCATGGAGCATGGCAAGCATCTGGTGATGATGAATGTCGAGGCCGATGTGACCATCGGCTGCTACCTGAAGCAGCAGGCCGACCGGCTGGGTGTCGTCTACTCAGTCGGCGCCGGCGATGAGCCCTCAAGCTGCATGGAACTGATCGAGTTCGCCTCGGCGCTTGGGCTGAGCGTCGTCGCGGCCGGCAAGGGCAAGAACAATCCGCTCAATCACGATGCCGTCCCGGACGACTACAGGGAGGAGGCGGCGCGCCGCAACATGAACCCGCGCATGCTGGTCGAGTTCGTCGATGGCTCGAAGACCATGGTCGAGATGTGCGCCATCGCCAATGCCACCGGCTTGGTCCCGGATGTCCCGGGCATGCACGGCCCCAAGGCCGATCGCAATCAACTGGCTCGGGTGCTGATCCCGAAAGAGGATGGCGGCCTCCTGTCGAGGAAAGGCGTGGTCGACTACACGATCGGCAAGGGCGTGGCGCCCGGCGTCTTCGTCATCGTCGAGGCGATGCATCCGCGGGTGGTCGAGCGCATGGACGATCTGCATGTCGGTCAGGGTCCGTATTACGGCCTGTTTAGGCCTTATCACCTGACCTCGCTGGAGGTGCCGCTCACGGCCGCCCGCATCATGCTTTACGGCAAGCCCGACATGGTGCCGCTGCCGAGGCCGGTGGCGGAAGTCTGCGCAGTCGCCAAGCGCGACCTGGCCGCGGGGGAGACCTTCGATGCCATCGGCGAGACCTGCTACCGCTCCTGGACCATGACCGTCACCGACGCCCGAGCCCGTCACGCGGTCCCGGTAGGCTTGCTTGAAGGCGGCAAGGTGCTGAAGCCGGTAAAGAAGGGCGGTTTGCTGACCGAGGACAATGCCGCGCCGGACCGGACGACGAGGCTCTACGCCCTGCGCCGCCTGCAGGACGACATGCTCTACGGAACGAAGATCGTCTCGCCAGCCCTGCCGGGCTGA
- a CDS encoding PTS sugar transporter subunit IIA, whose protein sequence is MSNSLIQLLDPEAVVLGSDASTNEEIIRILASRLEALGYVKSSYADAVVRREMTIPTGLPLERADNVAVPHTDPEHVLKPGVAMGTLKRPVIFANMEDPDEKLPVGFVFLLAINDKDKQIDTLQTVMATIQNSAALDGLRTARTFEDVRAILG, encoded by the coding sequence TTGTCGAACAGCCTGATCCAACTGCTGGACCCCGAGGCGGTCGTCCTTGGCTCCGACGCCTCGACCAATGAGGAGATCATCCGCATCCTGGCCTCCAGGCTGGAGGCGCTGGGCTATGTCAAGAGCAGCTACGCCGACGCCGTCGTGCGACGCGAAATGACGATCCCGACAGGCCTGCCGCTGGAGCGTGCCGACAATGTCGCGGTACCGCATACCGACCCCGAACACGTGCTGAAGCCCGGGGTCGCGATGGGCACGCTCAAGCGGCCCGTCATCTTCGCCAATATGGAAGATCCCGACGAGAAGCTGCCGGTGGGCTTCGTCTTCCTGCTTGCCATCAATGACAAGGACAAGCAGATTGACACGCTGCAGACCGTCATGGCCACCATCCAGAACTCCGCGGCGCTGGATGGCTTGAGAACGGCCAGGACCTTCGAGGACGTCCGCGCCATTCTCGGCTGA
- a CDS encoding PTS sugar transporter subunit IIB, with amino-acid sequence MSRQKTILFACGTGVATSTAVNAAVTEAMKKRGLTFHAQQAKATEVPGLADSVDFIVATTPISASVKKPVIKGLAFLTGIGKDKALDEIEAELRK; translated from the coding sequence ATGTCCAGACAGAAAACCATTCTTTTTGCCTGCGGCACGGGTGTCGCGACCTCGACCGCGGTCAATGCCGCGGTGACCGAAGCGATGAAGAAGCGGGGCCTGACCTTCCACGCCCAGCAGGCCAAGGCCACGGAAGTGCCCGGACTGGCCGACAGCGTCGACTTCATCGTCGCCACCACGCCAATCTCGGCATCCGTGAAAAAGCCCGTGATCAAGGGGCTCGCCTTCCTGACCGGCATCGGCAAGGACAAGGCGCTGGACGAGATCGAGGCGGAGCTGCGCAAATAG
- a CDS encoding transglutaminase-like cysteine peptidase — protein sequence MKIQKAAPGTTGIKVVLLAIGLAVSANPSSAGANSAADPALQKVLAPASLGGVSLARPQPWQPAAAYRIADVSAGYAPTAPYPLGARSTATSDPGIDPIQTAAIIPGVFGSVALSMRNFPVAARWAPVYKAIVDCTAGSPCDHESPAFAEIVNIAADKGFREKLSFVNSSINRLIAYRKDSVVYGKLDYWAKPSEILEHRAGDCEDFAILKMAALLRAGIPAQSMSLVVLQDRRRKFFHAVLSVSTGSGAFILDSLGNAVMRDSDLPDYVPLYSFSTDRAWIHGSKSGAQMADIAGGFATVAPGEGSPETSVASDLRQ from the coding sequence ATGAAAATACAAAAGGCGGCCCCGGGGACGACGGGGATCAAGGTTGTCTTGCTGGCCATCGGCCTTGCCGTTTCGGCAAATCCATCGTCAGCCGGCGCGAATTCGGCCGCGGATCCGGCCCTGCAAAAGGTGCTCGCGCCGGCGAGCCTCGGCGGCGTTTCGCTGGCCCGGCCGCAGCCCTGGCAGCCGGCCGCCGCCTACCGAATCGCCGACGTTTCGGCGGGCTATGCGCCGACGGCGCCTTATCCGCTCGGAGCGCGCTCGACCGCCACGTCCGATCCCGGCATCGACCCGATCCAAACCGCCGCGATCATCCCCGGTGTCTTCGGCTCCGTCGCCTTGTCGATGCGCAACTTCCCGGTCGCGGCGCGCTGGGCTCCCGTCTACAAGGCCATCGTCGATTGCACCGCCGGCAGCCCCTGCGACCATGAGAGCCCGGCTTTCGCCGAGATCGTCAATATTGCCGCCGACAAGGGTTTTCGCGAGAAGCTGTCCTTCGTCAACTCGAGCATCAATCGCCTGATCGCCTATCGCAAGGACAGCGTCGTCTACGGCAAGCTCGACTATTGGGCGAAGCCCTCGGAGATCCTCGAGCATCGCGCCGGCGATTGCGAGGATTTCGCCATATTGAAGATGGCGGCGTTGCTCAGGGCCGGCATCCCGGCGCAGAGCATGTCGCTGGTGGTGCTCCAGGACCGCCGCCGCAAGTTCTTCCATGCCGTGCTGTCGGTGAGCACGGGAAGCGGCGCTTTCATCCTCGACAGCCTCGGCAACGCCGTCATGCGTGACAGCGATCTGCCCGACTATGTTCCACTTTATTCCTTCAGTACCGATCGCGCCTGGATTCACGGGTCGAAGTCCGGCGCGCAGATGGCCGACATTGCCGGCGGCTTCGCGACGGTCGCTCCGGGCGAAGGATCGCCGGAAACGTCAGTGGCTTCGGATCTGAGGCAGTAG
- a CDS encoding TolC family outer membrane protein: MTRTGKVTVGWSFALAVTVSMLACGNASALTLKEAVAVAVESNPEIGQAIENREAIEFELRQAKGLYLPSVDLEASTGVRRLDNDTRRALDEDHKALYPNEADLTVSQTLYDSGARRAELNRQASRVDGASFRVLERSEFIGLAVVQDYLEYMLQASIVAEAKKNLGFHQSILGDIKQGIAGGALNEADRQQAEERLFAAKARMQEATEELEAAKIRFFKNVGKPLINPSRPADVSAALPRSLDDAIGLARQNNPRVHMANSDIDAAASLVDAARAKYGPTITAEGVARGGYDIDGDNGDTSDLQARVVLRWNLYRGGIDKANEQEQIRRTSEQRLAMHQVLREIEEAVRTSWDRRFRQADLARTLRQQAATNEKLVASYREQFKVGQRSLLDVLDAQNTRFNTATLADTSSYASLFAEYRLLAATGELLKTLNIQPPKQAAAYAQTEFGVPATADTETYARTPSEQKNDLPFDILAPVRKK; this comes from the coding sequence ATGACCAGGACGGGTAAAGTAACCGTCGGCTGGAGCTTTGCGCTTGCCGTCACGGTGTCGATGCTGGCTTGTGGGAATGCCAGCGCACTCACACTCAAAGAAGCCGTTGCGGTCGCAGTGGAATCCAATCCGGAGATTGGACAGGCGATCGAGAACCGCGAAGCGATCGAATTCGAACTGCGCCAGGCGAAAGGCCTTTATCTTCCCAGCGTCGATCTGGAAGCGTCGACCGGCGTTCGTCGCCTGGACAATGATACAAGGCGCGCGCTCGACGAGGATCACAAAGCCCTCTATCCGAACGAAGCCGACCTCACCGTCTCGCAGACGCTTTATGACAGCGGCGCGCGGCGTGCGGAACTGAACCGCCAGGCCTCGCGGGTCGACGGGGCCTCCTTCCGGGTTCTGGAACGGTCCGAATTCATCGGGCTCGCGGTGGTCCAGGACTATCTTGAATACATGCTGCAAGCCTCGATCGTTGCCGAGGCCAAGAAGAACCTCGGCTTCCATCAGTCCATCCTCGGCGATATCAAGCAAGGCATCGCGGGCGGCGCGCTCAACGAGGCCGACCGGCAGCAGGCAGAGGAACGCCTCTTTGCCGCCAAGGCGCGGATGCAGGAGGCGACCGAGGAACTCGAGGCTGCCAAGATCCGCTTCTTCAAGAATGTCGGCAAGCCGCTGATCAACCCATCGCGCCCGGCCGACGTATCGGCCGCCCTGCCGCGGTCGCTGGACGATGCGATCGGGCTCGCCAGGCAGAACAATCCGCGCGTCCATATGGCTAACAGCGATATCGACGCGGCGGCTTCGCTGGTCGATGCGGCGCGGGCGAAATACGGCCCGACGATCACCGCGGAAGGCGTTGCCCGGGGCGGCTATGACATCGATGGCGACAATGGCGACACGAGCGACCTGCAGGCCCGGGTGGTGCTGCGCTGGAACCTCTATCGCGGCGGCATCGACAAGGCCAACGAGCAGGAACAGATCCGCCGCACCAGCGAGCAGCGTCTTGCGATGCACCAGGTGCTGCGCGAGATCGAGGAAGCCGTCCGCACCTCATGGGACCGCCGCTTCCGCCAGGCGGATCTTGCAAGGACGCTGCGGCAGCAGGCAGCCACCAATGAAAAGCTCGTCGCTTCCTATCGCGAGCAGTTCAAGGTCGGGCAGCGCTCGCTGCTCGACGTGCTCGATGCCCAGAACACACGCTTCAACACCGCGACGCTGGCCGACACGTCGTCCTACGCATCGCTGTTTGCCGAGTACCGGCTGCTCGCCGCGACCGGGGAATTGCTGAAGACGCTCAACATCCAGCCGCCGAAGCAGGCCGCGGCGTATGCGCAGACCGAGTTCGGCGTGCCCGCAACGGCCGATACCGAGACCTACGCGCGCACGCCGTCGGAACAGAAGAACGATCTGCCGTTCGACATCCTCGCGCCGGTCAGGAAAAAGTAG
- a CDS encoding PTS galactitol transporter subunit IIC has product MDTILAGLKGAIDTLGATVLLPIVIFIIAVVLGAKVSKAFRAAITIGVAFIGINLVLGLMFTSIGDVAKAIVTNTGIHRDIIDVGWPSAAAIAFGSSVGLWVIPVGILVNIALLLTRMTRTLNVDVWNFWHFAFVGSLVVAATNNLAYGIIIAALVAALALLFADWSARAVQQFYGVPGISVPHLASAQILPIAIILNWIMDRIPGINRINISTETIERRFGVFGEPVILGLIIGLVLGLIAFYNAGDLGTVLAKVLGTGMTLAAVMLLLPRMVKILMEGLLPVSDAAQEFVRKRTGDRELLVGLDSAILIGHPAAISSSLILVPIAIILSIILPGNRVILFADLAVIPFIVAMTAPLVRGNVFRMVVIGTVTLAVGFYVANALAPLFTSAAVASGFKLPADALQITSVVDGFLWVPYVIIEAIQALGVIGIVVIAVVIAALFLFYRRNPLGWERAAGAEDEPAEGAA; this is encoded by the coding sequence ATGGACACCATACTTGCAGGCTTAAAAGGCGCCATCGACACGCTCGGCGCGACAGTGCTTTTGCCGATCGTCATTTTCATCATCGCCGTGGTCCTTGGAGCCAAGGTCAGCAAGGCATTCCGCGCGGCCATCACGATCGGCGTCGCCTTCATCGGCATCAACCTCGTGCTCGGGCTGATGTTCACATCGATCGGCGATGTCGCCAAGGCGATCGTCACCAACACCGGGATCCATCGCGACATCATCGATGTCGGCTGGCCGTCCGCCGCCGCGATCGCCTTCGGCTCGTCGGTCGGCCTCTGGGTCATCCCGGTCGGCATCCTGGTCAACATCGCGCTTCTGTTGACGCGCATGACACGCACGCTCAATGTCGACGTCTGGAACTTCTGGCATTTCGCCTTCGTCGGCTCGCTGGTTGTCGCCGCCACCAACAACCTGGCCTACGGCATCATCATCGCCGCGCTTGTCGCGGCACTTGCCCTGCTCTTTGCCGACTGGTCGGCGCGCGCGGTGCAGCAGTTCTACGGCGTGCCCGGCATTTCGGTGCCGCATCTCGCCTCGGCGCAGATCCTACCGATCGCCATCATCCTCAACTGGATCATGGATCGAATCCCTGGGATCAACCGTATCAACATCAGCACCGAGACCATCGAGCGCCGCTTCGGCGTCTTCGGTGAGCCGGTGATACTCGGGCTGATCATCGGCCTGGTGCTCGGCCTGATCGCCTTCTACAACGCCGGCGACCTCGGCACGGTGCTGGCCAAGGTGCTCGGCACCGGCATGACGCTGGCGGCGGTGATGCTGCTTCTGCCGCGCATGGTGAAGATCCTGATGGAAGGCCTGCTCCCGGTTTCGGACGCCGCGCAGGAATTCGTGCGCAAGCGCACCGGCGACCGCGAGCTGCTGGTCGGGCTCGACTCCGCCATCCTGATCGGCCATCCGGCGGCGATCTCGTCGTCGCTGATCCTGGTGCCGATAGCCATCATCCTGTCGATCATCCTGCCCGGCAACCGTGTCATCCTGTTCGCCGACCTTGCCGTCATCCCCTTCATCGTCGCGATGACCGCGCCCCTGGTCAGGGGCAACGTCTTCCGCATGGTGGTGATCGGCACGGTGACGCTCGCCGTCGGCTTCTATGTCGCCAACGCACTGGCGCCGCTGTTCACGAGCGCTGCCGTCGCGTCGGGCTTCAAGCTGCCGGCGGATGCGCTGCAGATCACTTCGGTGGTCGACGGCTTCCTCTGGGTTCCCTATGTGATCATCGAAGCGATCCAGGCGCTCGGCGTGATCGGCATCGTCGTCATCGCGGTGGTCATCGCGGCGCTGTTCCTGTTCTACCGCCGCAATCCGCTCGGCTGGGAACGCGCCGCCGGTGCCGAGGACGAGCCGGCCGAAGGCGCTGCCTGA